TCCGGGATTTGTGTGGGCCGGAACGAAGAGGTGGGCCGTTATCCCTGCCCTCCCAGCAAAGGCGGCCAGGCTTATCGCCGCGTTGCCGGAGCTGTCGAGGACTACCTCTGGAATGCCCTCCTCCCTCAGCTTCGCCACAGTCACCCAGGTGCCTCTATCCTTGAACGAACCGGTCGGCTGAAGGTATTCGAGCTTGAAGAAAGTTGTTACATCTCCGATATCGAGTTTGGAGAGGGGAGTTATCGCGGGAACCGGTTCGGGGAGATGCTCTTCAGAAACCGGAAGGAGCCCTACGTACCTTCTCATATCGAGATGTCCAGTGAGGGCATCGCTGAAGCCCGGGGGGAGTTCATGTCTGACCAGTAGCGTGCCACCGCAGTCACAGCGCAGTCTGAATCTTTCTGGATATTCCCTGCCGCATTTCGAGCAGACCAGCACGGGAACCACCCAAGGCTTTTTAGGACGTGCGTTGATATCTATGGCACAGGTGAATAAAAAGGTGGTTGCCATGGGAGAGAAGTTCGTTTCGGCAGACAGGCCCCAGACAAAGGAGGGTTACCAGTACCATATCGCGTGCAAGCCAGGGGACGTTTCGAGGTACGTTTTGCTCCCCGGCGACCCGGAGAGGGTTCCAAAGATAAGCTCCCTCTGGGACGAGGCGAGGGAGATAGCCTTTCACAGGGAATACAGAACGCACACCGGGAAATACAAGGGAATGCCGATAAGCGTCACCTCAACGGGAATAGGCGGCCCCTCAACGGCGATAGCCATAGAGGAGCTTGCCGCTATAGGCGCGGACACCTTCATAAGGGTCGGCTCGACCGGTGCAATCCAGCCGGGAATGGAGATAGGGGACCTCATCATAGCCAAAGCTGCCGTCAGGCTCGAGGGGACGTCGAAGCAGTACGTTCGCGTTGAATACCCCGCCGTTGCAGACCTTGAGGTTACCCTAGCGCTCATCGAGGCGGCTGAAACTCTGGGAGTGCGCTACCATATTGGCATAACGGCCTCGACCGACAGCTTCTACCTCGGCCAGGGAAGGCCCGGACTCAGGGGGTATTTCCCGAGCTTCGCAAAGCACATAATGGACGACCTGAGGCAGGCCAACGTTACCAATTTCGAGATGGAAGCCGCTACCCTCTACACCCTCGCCAACATCTACGGACTGAGGGCAGGCTGTGTCTGTGCGGTCTTCGCCAACAGGATAACCAACGAATTCGGGAAGGCCGGAGAGAGGGAAGCGGCCCTCGTTGCCAGCGAGGCGGTGAAGATACTCGCCGAGTGGGACGAGGAGAAGGAGAAGGCCGGGAAGAAGGTCTGGTTCCCAGGGCTTAGAAGGGTTTGACACCCAGGTTTTTGTGTTTTTGTTTTGTTGTTTCCCCGAAACGCTTGCAAAGATTTCTTTTCTCTTATTAACACTCATAGACATCTAAACCATCTAACAGGCGACAACAACTTAAAATCAAAACCTGCCTGAAAATATTATAGAAAAGGCACTTGATTTCCCGCCAGTGCTCCTTGGGAAGGAAGCTTTTTCCAAAGGCTTCACCAAAAGTTCGTAGCTCTTCACCCAGAGACTCGTATGAAAGAGATTTTGCTCACAAGCCCTCACCTTTTAGAAGAGAACGCATCAGATAAGAACCATGACAGAGGGTTTACTTCCCTTTTGACGCCCTGCGGGCGTCTATCTTAGAGTTAAACCAGCCAAAGGGGGCAATTTGGAAAGTTCTCATTCTTAAAGCGGCCATTTGAATATAAATCGCCCAAGAATTTAGCTTTTCAGAAGGGGCTACGAACTTTGATGCATCTCTGACGAGCAACTTTGCGCAGGCAAAGTTTCTATGGCGCCCCGGCGGGGATTCGAACCCCGGACCTCGAGGTCCGCAGCCTCGCGCCCTATCCAGACTAGGCCACCGGGGCACTGCCCGCTAACCCTTCTCGGCAACGCTTTATAAATTTAACCGTCTCAGCTCACCGAAAGATTTATAAAGCGCCCGAAGGTGAGTATTCTACGGGCCTGAACTGCGGTGGTAGTCTAGCCTGGTCTAGGACAGCGGCCTGCCACGCCGCTGGCCCGGGTTCAAATCCCGGCCACCGCACCACACAAACTTTTCTGGAGAAAAGTTTGATCAAATGTTTCTTACTGCACGACTTATTTTTGCCTTTCGGAGAGAAGAATATTTTTGGTCAACCTTTGCTTGCGCGAAGGTTGTTCGCCAGCCTTTCCCAAGGCCTGGTCAAGCTTTTCCAAAAGGCCAAAACAAAGAAGAAGGGGTGAGACTGCACAACCTCTTCAGGTTCTCAGCTTCGCCAAGGCATCCTCCGCGGCCTGGAGAATCTGGTAGCCGACCGGTGAGGCTGTAAGGAGCGGGTGAGTGGCTATCTGGAGTGTGTAAAGCTCGCTCGCCGTCAGTCTCTTCTGTATCGCGAGGGCGAGGATATTTATCATCTCCCCGACGCTCTTCCCTCCAGCTATCTGCGCCCCGAGTATTGCCCCCCTGTCGCGGGAGAATATGAGCTTCACCGTGACCATCGAGGTGTCGGGGAACTTCGCCGGGTGCCTGTCCGGCCCTTTTCCATAGCCAACTATGACCTCAAAGCCTTCCCTCTTGGCGGCTTCCTCAGTGAGTCCGGCCGCGGCGAGTGTGAGGCCCGCCACGTTGGTGGAGTAAACGCCTATCGTTCTCCTGTTCTCCCTGACGATCTGGAGCTTGAAGAGGTTCGCACCCGCTATTCTGGCCTCGAAGGTTGCCGTTGAAGCGAGCATGAGGCCGTAGGGCTTGCCCGTGAAGAAGTCCCTGTGTTCGACGCAGTCTCCAACGGCAAAGATATCAGGGTGAGAGGTTCTCATGTACTCGTCCGTCCAAATGCCATAGCGGGTAACTTTAAGGCCGGTCTTCACAGCCAGCTCGACGTTTGGCCGGTAACCGATGGAGAAAATCACGAGGTCTGCAGGAAGCTCCCTTCCGTCCACGAGCCGCACTCTCTCGACCTTTCCGTCGCCAACGAGGGCCTCGACTTGGCCGTAGACCACGTTTATGCCCCTCTCCCTCAGCCGTTCCTCAACCATCCCGCTGAACTCCGGATCGAAGGAGTTCCTCAGCAGTCTGCTCCTGACCAGGAGCGTCACGTCCTTTCCGAGCTTCCGTATCTCGTCACCGACTTCCAGGGCTATGAAACCGCCGCCGACAATGACTATCCTCTCGGCCTCCTTGATCTTCTCCCGAAGGGCCTTCAGATAGTGGTAATCCTTGGGGACGGTGTGGACGCCCTCCAGCTCGGAGCCCGGCACGCTTGGAAAGACGGGCTTCGAACCGGTCGCAATGACGAGCTTTTCCCAGGCGATTTCCCTTCCGGCCTTCGTTCTCACCACCTTACCCTTGGGGTCTATCTCGAGGACTTCATCCACGAGAACCTCGACACCAAGGGGTTCGAGGAATCTCTCCACGGGGAGAATGTCGTCGTCAACGCTCTCGAAGGTTCCAAAGACGTAGGGGATTCCGCACGGAACCATGCCAACGTCTTCCTTCTTGATGACCAGGACGCTCTTGTCTGGATAAAACCTCTTGGCGGCTATTGCGGCGGTTAACCCTCCCGCACTCGCACCGATAACTATAACATCGTACCTCATATTAGGCCCCCCTAAATGTTTTCGGTCTTATTTACACACCAAAGGATTTTAACCTTTCGTTAACCTAGGGTTCAAAACTCGGGCACTGGGAATTTCATTGATGAAGAAAAAAGAACAGTAGGGTCAGTCTCCGGTGGCGCCCCTGAGGGCATCCTTACAGCCACAGCGGCGCTCCTTCGGGATGTACTTGATGGACTTCATGAGGATGTACTTTATCTCCTCGCTCTTCTGGGCCATCAGCTCGACGACCTCGGTGTGGGTGAGCTTCTCCCTGCTTATTCCCGCGGCGAAGTTCGTGACGATGGCCACGCTGGCGTAGCACATCTCAAGCTCCCTCGCGAGGATCGCCTCCGGGCACTGGGTCATACCAACCACGTCGGCACCGAGTATCTTGAGCGCTCTTATCTCCGCCCTTGTCTCAAAGCGCGGCCCCTCCATGCAGGCGTAGGTTCCCATGGGGTGGTACTCAAAGCCCAGCTCTCTGGCGGCGGTTATGAGGGCCTTTCGGAGCTCCGGGCAGTAGGGGTCCGTGAAGTCCACGTGGGCGACGAACTTCCTGTCGTGGGGGCTCTCCTCGCCGTCGTAGAAGGTGTAGTGCCTCGTTTTTGTGAAGTCCATGAGCTGGTCAAGAATGACGAAGTCGCCGGGCTTCATTGCCTCGTTGAGGGAACCCACGGCGGAGGTTGAGAGGATCCTCTCAACACCCAGCTCGTGAAGGGCCCAGATGTTGGCGCGGTAGTTTATCTTGTGCGGGGGGACGCTGTGACCCTCGCCGTGCCTCGCGAGAAAGGCTATCTCCTCCCCGTTGTACTCCCCGATTTTGACCCGTACCTTTCCGTAGGGCGTGCTCACGAACTCCTCCCTGACGTTCTGGAGCAGCTTCGGATCGTAGACTCCGGAACCTCCAATAATCGCTATCCTCGGCATGGTATCACCTGAAGAGAAGAGACGAAGGGAAGCTTAAAACGTTAGCCCTTCTCCCAGAGAATCCGCTGATGTTTGGCCCTCTCCTCTATGTCCTCGCTCACCTCGCCCTCGGCGTGGAGTTCCAGTATCTTGGTCAGAATCTCACTGAGGAGCCATGAACCCCACTTGGGGTCCTTGACCTCAAGGGCAGCGTCTATGGCCCCGTCGATGTCCCCAGCCTTGAGCTTCGCGACGGCTATGCTTCCAAACGCCAGTGAGCGGAGGTAGTGGCCGCGGACGAGCTGGGCGAACTTAAGGGCGTCCTCAAAGTCGCCGAGTTTGGCCAGATAGGTCGCCACCTTCACCCTCACGGAGTCCTCCATCGTGCGCTCGCCGATGGTCTTAACGAGACGGCGATACTTTCCATGGGCGGATTTTGAGAGTAGCTGGTCCATTATGAACCCCGCTATCCTCTCAAACTCCTCCCCTTCAAGGTGGTTTATCAGGTCAAAGAGAACGTCCTCCTTGTCCACGGAGGTCTTGACGATGCCCTCAATTATCGAGAGCCTCTCATCCGGATAAACCCTGCCCAGGATGTCCATGACGAAGTCCAGCTCCCCCTGGTTGCCCAAGCCTATGAGAAGGGATCTCAGGACGTCAAAACCCGTGTCGGAGGACATTCCAAGCGCTATGTCCACGAACTTTTCGTAAGTCGCCGTCGGAACGTCCGAGTTCTTCAGGTAGACGGCCACCTCCTTCATGGCCTCCCCAAGCCAGTACTCGCTCTTGAGCTCGGAGAGAACCCTGATGGCACTCCCGAACTCCTCCCTCTTAAGGTGCTCCTTTATGGCCTCTATGGCGGCTATGGAGTGCCAGGGCTCGTCGTCTATCTGCTCTATGATGAGCCTCGCCCTGCGCATGTTTCCTTTCTTGAGGTAGACCCGAAGTATCTTCAGAAACAGGTCGTTGCGCTTCACGGAGTCCTCAACATCGGTGGCGTAGAAGAGTGCATCGTCGGGCATGTCCAGTTCAAGGAGCCGTATAACCAGCTCTTCAAGGAGGTCGTCCTTCAGGGGTTCCGGAAAAGTCAGTATGGATTCGTAAGCCTGGTGAAAAACCTTCTGGGCGGTTTTTGAATCGGCGCGCCTGAGGTACGTTCCTATCTCCACAAGCGCCTTGACGAGGAGAACGGGGTTCTCAATAGAGGCGGCGGCGTTAAAGGCGTATTTGAAGGCGGTTTTATACTCTGGTTTTTTGGCACGGTACATATAATAGCCAATTTTAGCGTAGGTGACCGCCCTGAGGTACTTATCCCGTATATCAGAAGCCAGCCGAAGGGCCTCGCGATAAACGTCCACAGGCATTATTTTCACCGGGAAAATTTACGATATCGGGGTATTTAATTATTTCCAACACCCAAAACAGAAGGCAAAAGGTTAGTCAAAAAACGAAAGTTCAGCCGAGCTCGTCGTAAACCACGCCGACGACCTCTCCGTCGTCCAGGGAGACGAAGCTTACCTTGGTTTTTCTACCGCTCTTGGGGTCAACAACAACGAAATCCGGCTTGGACAGATACTTACTGGTAGGCATCCTCCAGACATCGCCGTAATGGGCCCTAAGCTCCCTCAGAAACCTTTCCGCATCACGTCTAATAACGGTTGTCATCGATATCACCACTAGTATGTACTACTTCAAAATATAAAAAGCTTTCCTATAGACATTCGTCAAAGATAATATCGGCAATCGTCTAATATTTTCCCCTTACGCAAACCATGGAACCCCTCGGAACCCCCAGCTCCCGTGATATGGGGTTGCACTTCGCCTTGAGCAGGAAAAAGATTCTCGGGTCTTTTAGGTCGCTCAGAGTCTCGAAATTGGCCTGTCCCTTCGCGATTATCACGTCCACCCTTTCAAAGAGCCGCAAAAACTCGGACGATGCGTACTCCAAGGGCGTTCCCGGCAACCTGGAACCGGTGGAGACCACCTTCGCGATTTCATCGAATCTTGCCTCGCGGAGGTCTTCGACGGTTGCATCGTTGATTATGGGCCCCTCCTTGGCGGCGACGTACACCTTGAGGCCCGGGAACTCCTCGCATATGCGCTCTATGAATATCCTGTCGAAGTATATCTCACCGCAGTTGTCCACGAGGTAGAGAAGCGATTTCGCGTTCCCCAGTTCAGAGAAAAGCTCATTGCTGTGGTCGATGTAGAGCTCCTGGGAAGCAAGGCTGAGAACGTCTTCCTCGATCTTCTTTGGGTCATAGCCAACGGCGAAGTCTATCAGATTTCCGGCTATTGCGAGTTTGAGGGCGGTTCTCAGGTCATCCACGCGACCTATGTCCTCCGCCACATCCCTGGCGAGCTCGGTGGAGATTCTCTTGTACTCCCCAAACGGGTCATCGTTTCCGAGGAACGCATAGAGCTCCAGAAACAGCCTCCCCCCGTCCGTCGCGGGGATCGAGTCCTCCCTGAAAAATTCTCCCAGCCTCTGAGCGATGAAGAGCATCGCCCTTTTTCTCTGAGCCACGTCCTCCGTGCTCATCTCGACTATCTTTTGAGCCTGATTGACCGCACACGCTATGCACTCGTAGTGAATTTTCATATGACCACCCAAGGGGAATAGAAAAGAGCCTTAATAAATCAAGCCCTCAGCATCTCGACGTACTCCAGCTCCTCGGGAATCGGCCTCCTCCTCTTCCTCATCTCCACCTCAACCATGTAACCGTAGAGCGCGGTCATCCACTCCATCTTTCTCACCCTGTTTGAGTTCTCCAGGATTTTTTAACCCCAAGTCATGTTTAAAAGCTTTGTCAGTCCCTAAAGCCCCATTTATGTCCATGAACATCCCTCACCCTTCCGGAAAAGCAGAGATGCAGGGTTTTGTCAGGGAATGTACATTAATTGGCAGTTCAAAGGGCCTTCGTAGCCTTTCTCCTTTCAAAAGCATACATTTGAACGGGGGGTTGAAAACCCAACCGTTTATAAACTTTGGAGACTCCATCACTACGGTGGGAGAAAATGGCTTTAGAGAAGCTTGGGAAGGCACTCAACACGGCCCTCAGGAAGCTCGCCCGTTCGAGCACCGTTGATGAGGCCACCATCAAGGAGGTTGTGAGAGACATCCAGAGGGCGCTCATCCAGGCGGACGTTAACGTCAGGCTGGTTCTCCAGTTGACTAAGACCATAGAAAAGAGGGCACTTGAGGAGGAGCCTCCTGCGGGGGCCTCGAAGAAGGAGCATATAATCCAGATAGTCTATGAGGAGCTCACCAAGTTCCTCGGAACCGAGGCGAAGCCCCTTGAAATAAAGGAGAGGCCGACGATTCTCCTGACCGTTGGTATCCAGGGCTCCGGTAAGACTACGAGCGTGGCAAAGCTGGCGAGGCACCTCCAGAAGAGGGGCTACAAGGTCGGCCTTGTCTGCTCGGACACCTGGCGTCCCGGTGCGTATTACCAGCTCAAACAGCTCGTTGAGCCCTTTGGAATAGAGGTTTTCGGCGATCCCGAGGAGAAGGGCGCCGTGAAGCTCGCCCGGGAGGGCGTTGAATACTTCAAATCCAAGGGCGTTGACGTCATCATAGTCGACTCCGCGGGAAGGCACAAGGAGGAGAAGGGCCTCATCGAGGAGATGAAGCAGATAAGCGAGGCGATAAAGCCCCATGAAGTTATTCTCGTCATTGACGGAACCATCGGCCAGCAGGCCCACAACCAGGCACTGGCCTTCAAGGAGGCAACACCGATAGGCTCGATAATAGTTACCAAGCTCGACGGCTCCGCCAAAGGTGGAGGCGCCCTCTCAGCGGTGGCCGCAACCGGGGCACCCATAAAGTTCATCGGTGTCGGCGAGAGGATAGACGACCTGGAGCCCTTTGACCCCAAGCGCTTCGTGTCGAGGCTCCTTGGCATGGGTGACATAGAGGGCCTTCTTCAGAAGCTCGAGGAGCTCCAGAAGGAGCAGGAGTTCAAGGAGGAGGACCTCGAGAAGTTCCTCAAGGGCAAGTTCAACCTCAAGGACATGTACGCCCAGCTCGAGGCGATGCAGAAGATGGGGCCGCTCAAGCAGGTTCTCCAGATGATTCCTGGAATGGGCTACTCCCTTCCTGAGGATGCGGTCAAAGTTGGCGAGGAGAAACTGAAGAGATACAGGATAATAATGGACTCCATGACGGAGGAGGAGCTGGAGCATCCCGAGATAATCAACTACTCGAGGATAAAGAGGATCGCCAGAGGTTCTGGAACGAGCGCCCAGGAGGTCAGGGAACTGCTCCACCAGTACAACCAGATGAAGAAGATGTTCAAGAGCATGGACAAGAGAAAGCTTTCTAAGATGGCAAGGAAATTTAACTTTGGAGGGTTTGGCGTATGATAGAGGCCTTCGTACTGGTCGTTGTTAAGCCGGGAACCGAGGAGAAAGTGTACAACGCCCTGGCCAAGGAAGAGAAGATAAAGGAGATATAC
The Thermococcus radiotolerans genome window above contains:
- the udp gene encoding uridine phosphorylase, giving the protein MGEKFVSADRPQTKEGYQYHIACKPGDVSRYVLLPGDPERVPKISSLWDEAREIAFHREYRTHTGKYKGMPISVTSTGIGGPSTAIAIEELAAIGADTFIRVGSTGAIQPGMEIGDLIIAKAAVRLEGTSKQYVRVEYPAVADLEVTLALIEAAETLGVRYHIGITASTDSFYLGQGRPGLRGYFPSFAKHIMDDLRQANVTNFEMEAATLYTLANIYGLRAGCVCAVFANRITNEFGKAGEREAALVASEAVKILAEWDEEKEKAGKKVWFPGLRRV
- a CDS encoding FAD-dependent oxidoreductase → MRYDVIVIGASAGGLTAAIAAKRFYPDKSVLVIKKEDVGMVPCGIPYVFGTFESVDDDILPVERFLEPLGVEVLVDEVLEIDPKGKVVRTKAGREIAWEKLVIATGSKPVFPSVPGSELEGVHTVPKDYHYLKALREKIKEAERIVIVGGGFIALEVGDEIRKLGKDVTLLVRSRLLRNSFDPEFSGMVEERLRERGINVVYGQVEALVGDGKVERVRLVDGRELPADLVIFSIGYRPNVELAVKTGLKVTRYGIWTDEYMRTSHPDIFAVGDCVEHRDFFTGKPYGLMLASTATFEARIAGANLFKLQIVRENRRTIGVYSTNVAGLTLAAAGLTEEAAKREGFEVIVGYGKGPDRHPAKFPDTSMVTVKLIFSRDRGAILGAQIAGGKSVGEMINILALAIQKRLTASELYTLQIATHPLLTASPVGYQILQAAEDALAKLRT
- the mtnP gene encoding S-methyl-5'-thioadenosine phosphorylase; protein product: MPRIAIIGGSGVYDPKLLQNVREEFVSTPYGKVRVKIGEYNGEEIAFLARHGEGHSVPPHKINYRANIWALHELGVERILSTSAVGSLNEAMKPGDFVILDQLMDFTKTRHYTFYDGEESPHDRKFVAHVDFTDPYCPELRKALITAARELGFEYHPMGTYACMEGPRFETRAEIRALKILGADVVGMTQCPEAILARELEMCYASVAIVTNFAAGISREKLTHTEVVELMAQKSEEIKYILMKSIKYIPKERRCGCKDALRGATGD
- a CDS encoding damage-control phosphatase, translated to MKIHYECIACAVNQAQKIVEMSTEDVAQRKRAMLFIAQRLGEFFREDSIPATDGGRLFLELYAFLGNDDPFGEYKRISTELARDVAEDIGRVDDLRTALKLAIAGNLIDFAVGYDPKKIEEDVLSLASQELYIDHSNELFSELGNAKSLLYLVDNCGEIYFDRIFIERICEEFPGLKVYVAAKEGPIINDATVEDLREARFDEIAKVVSTGSRLPGTPLEYASSEFLRLFERVDVIIAKGQANFETLSDLKDPRIFFLLKAKCNPISRELGVPRGSMVCVRGKY
- a CDS encoding signal recognition particle protein Srp54 is translated as MALEKLGKALNTALRKLARSSTVDEATIKEVVRDIQRALIQADVNVRLVLQLTKTIEKRALEEEPPAGASKKEHIIQIVYEELTKFLGTEAKPLEIKERPTILLTVGIQGSGKTTSVAKLARHLQKRGYKVGLVCSDTWRPGAYYQLKQLVEPFGIEVFGDPEEKGAVKLAREGVEYFKSKGVDVIIVDSAGRHKEEKGLIEEMKQISEAIKPHEVILVIDGTIGQQAHNQALAFKEATPIGSIIVTKLDGSAKGGGALSAVAATGAPIKFIGVGERIDDLEPFDPKRFVSRLLGMGDIEGLLQKLEELQKEQEFKEEDLEKFLKGKFNLKDMYAQLEAMQKMGPLKQVLQMIPGMGYSLPEDAVKVGEEKLKRYRIIMDSMTEEELEHPEIINYSRIKRIARGSGTSAQEVRELLHQYNQMKKMFKSMDKRKLSKMARKFNFGGFGV